Genomic window (Eremothecium sinecaudum strain ATCC 58844 chromosome VI, complete sequence):
TTCCACATTGACAAGTACCATGAAACATCTTTTGGCGAGCTTACGATCTCTAGTATGCTCTGTGGAGAAAGTACTTCTTGAATTGGACTCGTATATTCTTCAGCACCTCTAGAAATAATGGAGCTTTCTTCGTCCTCTGATATATCACTGTCACTTTCATCATCTGCGGGGCAGTCTTCCTGCACATAATCTTCTGAGTTATCCTCTTCCGGAAGCAGGAGCTTAGTTCTTTCATCGTTTTCAGTCGTCATAAATTTCGAATAGTTGTTCTCGTTTATGTAGTCATTAAAATTGGGGACGTTTCTCTGTTTTACCTCAGGTATTTTAGGTTTGTTTTCTGGTGTTACCTTGAATAAGCGCTTTATAAGCTTTAAAATGGAAGATACCAACCACAGTAGCCAAACAAACCTTGTGACAAGTGACTTGGTATTATGCTTAAGAGCAACCTTATCTCCAGATATAGCGTCGGGTATATTTGACATCTTATTCATGTACCCGCTCACAATATAACTTTTGTGTAAGGAGGTTGCAGGACTTATGGCAGGGAACTCTCTGTGTAGTCCATGAGCATTCCTGTGGTCTGGATTGCAGAACAGTAGAGCGAGTTTCATAACTGTATTACTGAATTCTTCTTCACCAGTGAGGTTTAAATTCTTGTACCAATTGCAAATGAATGTATGGAACTGTAGGTCTTCTGTTGGCGACGTACCTGGGGTTTGAGTGCAATTCCAACGAACTATACATGCCAAGGAATAACATGCTACTGATGCCAGGATGATGAAAAGTGATAAGAACTTCGGAAAGTGTTTCCATTTTGTGAATAAAGACAGTGAGCCAAATCCATACTGATGTACCTGGTAAACAAGATAGCATATAAAGCCAACATTTAGAACAGTTGAACATAATAGTCTACGTTGCCTTTTCTTAAACAATTCCACCAAATGTATAATAAAACGGCCAGAAAGCGCCATTAGACAATCCGGGCCGTATTCCCATACAGTAGCGTTGCTCCTTGTCATAACATAGAACTGTGCAGAAAGCTCGAAAATAGTGTAATCCGACTCCTCAAGTGGTTTTCCATTGGTGGTAATACAAAGGAACGTCTCTATACAGTGGGAAAGCGTCAAAACAACATATGTTTCAGACAAAAAGGACTGGACATCCCTCTGCTTTATGACACCCCGCAATATGGTTGGCTGAAACTGACCAACAAGTCCACACAACGCATAGAGGATAGCCAAAATTGCCACACTATGCAATCCAATCCTAGACCAATTCGGTATCGTTGCTCTTACTGTATTTGATCGTAGACTTGACATTGCAGACAACCGACTCAAAACCAAAGCAATCAAAAAACACCCCACTGCATAGCTACTAAAGAAGTAACCAACAGAGCTCATAAATGTCTCCGTATTGAATGGTAACAGATCCGGATTGGTCAATGAGGTCGCATATTGCGCAACAATAGCATCGTAAAATGACTTATAGATTTTATAGGGGATATTCACCAATGACGATAGCGGCACACTCTCATTTACAAGAGCTCGCGACGATTGATTTAAATACTCCAACCGTTCCAATATATTTGTGCTCATCCAAAATACCTTTCACTACTGCTTTTTGTTTTGACAAAATCAACTCCTTGTAAAGTAATTAGTTTAAGCTATTATCTTTACGTCTGTCATTTTATTTACTAAATAGTATCATTTTCGACATTATTTAAAACACAAGAAATAGATACCTTAACAGTGACTGAAAGCAGGGAAAAAGAGATACCCATTGGTGAAGTCCTAAACAATCATAGCCACCATATGCAAGCCATAATTGTTATTTGCTGGACTTCTTTATAGCGTTATGGTT
Coding sequences:
- the ASI1 gene encoding putative ubiquitin-protein ligase ASI1 (Syntenic homolog of Ashbya gossypii AFR212W; Syntenic homolog of Saccharomyces cerevisiae YMR119W (ASI1) and Non-syntenic homolog of Saccharomyces cerevisiae YNL008C (ASI3)), coding for MSTNILERLEYLNQSSRALVNESVPLSSLVNIPYKIYKSFYDAIVAQYATSLTNPDLLPFNTETFMSSVGYFFSSYAVGCFLIALVLSRLSAMSSLRSNTVRATIPNWSRIGLHSVAILAILYALCGLVGQFQPTILRGVIKQRDVQSFLSETYVVLTLSHCIETFLCITTNGKPLEESDYTIFELSAQFYVMTRSNATVWEYGPDCLMALSGRFIIHLVELFKKRQRRLLCSTVLNVGFICYLVYQVHQYGFGSLSLFTKWKHFPKFLSLFIILASVACYSLACIVRWNCTQTPGTSPTEDLQFHTFICNWYKNLNLTGEEEFSNTVMKLALLFCNPDHRNAHGLHREFPAISPATSLHKSYIVSGYMNKMSNIPDAISGDKVALKHNTKSLVTRFVWLLWLVSSILKLIKRLFKVTPENKPKIPEVKQRNVPNFNDYINENNYSKFMTTENDERTKLLLPEEDNSEDYVQEDCPADDESDSDISEDEESSIISRGAEEYTSPIQEVLSPQSILEIVSSPKDVSWYLSMWKILNCELSMNRRLTRSQYAVLNENDILNEVILRKQLNACDKSIKSNEPNDNEELVMGEEDDSNANEIDMTCVVCKTNQRTIVVWPCRCFSLCEECRVSLGLRGFKSCVCCRSEVHGYSRLNTV